A genomic stretch from Oryzias latipes chromosome 24, ASM223467v1 includes:
- the LOC101157907 gene encoding ankyrin repeat domain-containing protein 9, translated as MAAVTASPAARGIDWHRKSFSLLFYRAVRDLKPVWMLEDMRTMETFYEEEHAGRRIYTPSEALLYAIVHDHQAYAQYLLSRYPDEALTKPGERFCCCPSSAPHAATAVRYDRRSILGLILQQGHGAPGASVHADGGGCFHPEDGRTPLHLACELLRPEAALMLLGSGASPHARDRSGLTPLDVTLEKMRETSGRSGGDRRRCLDNLLMFTPKLDFKMRAVLDRDPQSWSRELGEETYQYLTGRSPAPLVLITMQTIVRQLSPRSFPDSLHELPIPSSMKPPGLPLGQQGGRRLL; from the coding sequence ATGGCCGCTGTGACCGCGAGCCCGGCGGCTCGGGGCATCGACTGGCATCGGAAGTCCTTCTCGCTTCTCTTCTACCGGGCCGTGCGGGACCTGAAGCCGGTCTGGATGCTGGAGGACATGCGAACCATGGAAACCTTCTACGAGGAGGAGCACGCCGGCCGGAGGATCTACACCCCGTCGGAGGCGCTTTTGTACGCCATCGTTCACGACCACCAGGCGTACGCGCAGTATCTCCTCAGCAGATACCCGGACGAGGCGCTGACCAAGCCCGGGGAGCGCTTCTGCTGCTGCCCGTCCTCCGCGCCGCACGCGGCCACGGCGGTCCGCTACGACAGACGCTCCATCCTCGGCCTCATTCTCCAGCAGGGTCACGGAGCGCCGGGCGCCTCGGTCCACGCAGACGGAGGCGGCTGCTTCCACCCTGAGGACGGCAGGACTCCCTTACATTTAGCCTGCGAGCTGCTGCGGCCCGAGGCGGCGCTCATGCTGCTGGGGAGCGGGGCGTCCCCGCACGCCCGGGACCGCAGCGGCCTGACCCCGCTTGATGTCACTTTGGAGAAAATGCGGGAGACCTCCGGGAGGAGCGGCGGGGACAGAAGGCGCTGCCTGGACAACCTCCTGATGTTCACGCCGAAGCTGGACTTTAAGATGCGGGCGGTTCTGGACCGGGATCCGCAGAGCTGGAGCCGCGAGCTGGGGGAGGAGACGTACCAGTACCTGACTGGACGCAGTCCGGCTCCGCTGGTCCTCATCACTATGCAGACGATCGTCAGGCAGCTGAGCCCCCGGAGCTTCCCGGACAGCCTGCACGAGCTCCCCATCCCCTCCTCCATGAAGCCGCCGGGTCTGCCGCTGGGCCAACAGGGCGGGCGGAGGCTGCTgtag